One Punica granatum isolate Tunisia-2019 chromosome 3, ASM765513v2, whole genome shotgun sequence genomic window carries:
- the LOC116201191 gene encoding uncharacterized protein LOC116201191 isoform X2, whose product MESTYRAWDRVRKESLAADDLSELSRDLQTALGTAKWQLEEFEKAVRLSYGIYDDKNTTNRHGQFIAAIRSQISRVEGELQESLCEGEKQPLQWVNLDEEERDDLALFLAGSSQLLQTPTDDCCKKQDPTTNVACGRGIWDGGLKDGKSYNDDNNFVRGMEAKEIPGTRDEITCTGTRRTWSSPNIADWKIAIADEDEESRRLIPSIEVKPKDKGSRNLFWRQRGGERSSAKSVAALFNQLFGHGQMLQRQSQSPRHIQFGRSMRLMLILMLTIFLIVPFVFYST is encoded by the exons ATGGAATCAACGTACCGGGCTTGGGATAGAGTTAGGAAAGAATCACTGGCTGCAGATGACTTGAGCGAGCTCTCCAGAGACCTGCAAACTGCACTGGGTACAGCCAAATGGCAG TTGGAAGAATTCGAGAAGGCTGTCAGGCTGAGCTATGGAATATATGATGACAAAAACACAACAAATAGGCATGGACAGTTCATTGCTGCCATCAGAAGCCAAATTTCTCGTGTTGAAGGTGAATTACAAGAATCACTATGCGAGGGAGAAAAGCAGCCCCTTCAGTGGGTAAATCTAGATGAAGAAGAACGAGATGATTTAGCCTTATTTCTTGCTGGGTCTTCCCAGTTATTGCAAACTCCAACGGATGATTGTTGTAAAAAACAAGATCCGACAACAAATGTTGCTTGTGGTAGAGGCATATGGGATGGAGGTCTAAAAGATGGCAAGTCTTATAATGATGATAATAACTTTGTAAGAGGAATGGAAGCAAAAGAAATTCCAGGAACAAGGGATGAGATAACTTGCACTGGTACCAGGAGAACATGGAGCTCACCAAACATCGCCGATTGGAAGATTGCTATTgcagatgaagatgaagaaagcCGCCGATTAATCCCCAGTATTGAGGTCAAACCGAAGGATAAGGGGTCAAGAAATCTCTTTTGGAGACAAAGGGGTGGGGAACGATCTTCAGCCAAGTCAGTGGCTGCTCTGTTCAATCAG TTGTTTGGACATGGTCAGATGCTTCAAAGGCAATCACAGAGTCCTCGACACATACAGTTTGGCCGTTCTATGCGACTTATGCTTATTCTGATGCTAACAATATTTTTGATTG
- the LOC116201191 gene encoding uncharacterized protein LOC116201191 isoform X1, giving the protein MMVANSFTMWQKDTFFSAAEEVQESADLMESTYRAWDRVRKESLAADDLSELSRDLQTALGTAKWQLEEFEKAVRLSYGIYDDKNTTNRHGQFIAAIRSQISRVEGELQESLCEGEKQPLQWVNLDEEERDDLALFLAGSSQLLQTPTDDCCKKQDPTTNVACGRGIWDGGLKDGKSYNDDNNFVRGMEAKEIPGTRDEITCTGTRRTWSSPNIADWKIAIADEDEESRRLIPSIEVKPKDKGSRNLFWRQRGGERSSAKSVAALFNQLFGHGQMLQRQSQSPRHIQFGRSMRLMLILMLTIFLIVPFVFYST; this is encoded by the exons ATGATGGTGGCTAACAGCTTCACCATGTGGCAGAAGGATACCTTCTTCTCCGCAGCTGAGGAGGTCCAGGAATCTGCTGATTT AATGGAATCAACGTACCGGGCTTGGGATAGAGTTAGGAAAGAATCACTGGCTGCAGATGACTTGAGCGAGCTCTCCAGAGACCTGCAAACTGCACTGGGTACAGCCAAATGGCAG TTGGAAGAATTCGAGAAGGCTGTCAGGCTGAGCTATGGAATATATGATGACAAAAACACAACAAATAGGCATGGACAGTTCATTGCTGCCATCAGAAGCCAAATTTCTCGTGTTGAAGGTGAATTACAAGAATCACTATGCGAGGGAGAAAAGCAGCCCCTTCAGTGGGTAAATCTAGATGAAGAAGAACGAGATGATTTAGCCTTATTTCTTGCTGGGTCTTCCCAGTTATTGCAAACTCCAACGGATGATTGTTGTAAAAAACAAGATCCGACAACAAATGTTGCTTGTGGTAGAGGCATATGGGATGGAGGTCTAAAAGATGGCAAGTCTTATAATGATGATAATAACTTTGTAAGAGGAATGGAAGCAAAAGAAATTCCAGGAACAAGGGATGAGATAACTTGCACTGGTACCAGGAGAACATGGAGCTCACCAAACATCGCCGATTGGAAGATTGCTATTgcagatgaagatgaagaaagcCGCCGATTAATCCCCAGTATTGAGGTCAAACCGAAGGATAAGGGGTCAAGAAATCTCTTTTGGAGACAAAGGGGTGGGGAACGATCTTCAGCCAAGTCAGTGGCTGCTCTGTTCAATCAG TTGTTTGGACATGGTCAGATGCTTCAAAGGCAATCACAGAGTCCTCGACACATACAGTTTGGCCGTTCTATGCGACTTATGCTTATTCTGATGCTAACAATATTTTTGATTG
- the LOC116201557 gene encoding uncharacterized protein LOC116201557 isoform X1, whose translation MMCPSDNISGPSEVQAIVLKLSESDPLYGKKKKILEGSSASVELRVPLQSSPSSEWINTTVKAMLQISRIIHLDEADLYFFEDSTEGCYSPKNEMEALNSMISLIDSSLTNSNCLHGHVLRGLRDAIVNLLSEFGYRNGMDDTTMKSHKCDEESYLLQWGERIGVQSRLQIAHIEGFGRGATAKEDLKVGDIALEIPVHAIICEETMLESDLHPVLQKIDGISVETMLLLWSMKERYNPSSKFKMYFETLPKEFNTGLSFGVNAIMALDGTPLFEELMQAKEHLRTQYEELFPALCNAHLDKFPPDLYTWDHYLWACELWYSNSMKVQFADGKLRTCLIPIAGFLNHSLYPHITRYGKIDPVTNTLKFPMSRPCRAGEQCYLSYGNFSNSHLITFYGFLPQGDNPYDVISLDIDCGSDGGDDGAECCNQTTHMVRGTWFSNDHNVFHYGLPSPLLDYLRKAQDSSSDINSPDKLKIEVQVLEDLYATFSGMMENLGDSDSDAGDNVDWDVNLVLKYKDLQRRIISSILSSCSSGLKMLEDELCRFASGDLTSKSETATSFLLETV comes from the exons ATG ATGTGCCCCTCTGATAATATCTCCGGTCCCAGCGAGGTTCAGGCAATAGTTCTAAAGCTTTCCGAGAGTGATCCCCTGTATGGTAAAAAGAAG AAAATATTGGAAGGCAGCAGCGCTTCTGTTGAACTGCGAGTTCCACTTCAAAGTTCTCCATCTTCTGAATGGATAAACACTACTGTGAAAGCAATGTTGCAGATATCAAGAATAATTCACTTGGACGAG gccgatctttatttttttgaagatTCAACGGAGGGGTGTTACTCCCCCAAGAATGAAATGGAGGCTCTTAATTCAATGATTTCTCTCATTGACAGCTCACTCACCAATTCCAACTGCTTGCACGGGCATGTGCTGCGTGGCTTAAGAGATGCAATTGTCAATTTGCTATCAGAGTTTGGGTATAGGAATGGGATGGATGATACCACCATGAAATCCCACAAATGTGATGAAGAAAGCTATTTATTGCAATGGGGTGAAAGAATCGGTGTCCAGTCGAGGTTGCAGATTGCTC ATATTGAAGGATTTGGTAGAGGGGCTACTGCCAAGGAAGATCTAAAAGTTGGAGACATTGCCTTGGAGATTCCAGTGCATGCTATCATTTGTGAGGAGACCATGCTTGAATCTGACTTG CACCCAGTATTGCAGAAAATTGATGGCATTTCTGTTGAGACAATGCTATTACTTTGGAGCATGAAGGAGAGATATAATCCTTCTTCGAAATTTAAGATGTACTTTGAGACACTACCCAAAGAATTTAATACCG GTTTGAGTTTTGGAGTTAATGCAATCATGGCTTTGGACGGAACTCCATTGTTCGAAGAGCTAATGCAAGCAAAAGAG CATTTGAGGACTCAGTACGAGGAGCTCTTTCCAGCACTATGCAATGCTCATCTCGATAAATTCCCCCCTGATCTCTACACGTGGGACCACTATCTATGGGCATGTGAGCTCTGGTACTCCAACAGCATGAAAGTCCAGTTTGCAGATGGGAAACTCAGGACTTGCTTGATTCCCATTGCGGGATTTCTGAACCATTCG CTGTATCCACACATAACCCGATATGGCAAAATAGACCCAGTGACGAACACGTTGAAGTTTCCCATGTCTAGACCGTGTCGAGCAGGAGAACAGTGCTACCTTAGTTATGGAAACTTCTCAAACTCGCATCTAATCACTTTCTATGGTTTTTTACCCCAAGGGGATAACCCATACGATGTCATTTCTCTTg ATATTGATTGTGGCTCTGATGGTGGTGATGATGGAGCAGAATGTTGCAACCAAACCACTCATATGGTGCGGGGTACATGGTTCTCAAATGACCACAACGTTTTCCATTATGGGTTGCCATCTCCATTACTAGATTATTTGCGAAAAGCTCAGGATTCTTCCTCAGATATCAATTCCCCT GATAAATTGAAGATTGAAGTTCAGGTTCTCGAGGACCTTTATGCTACTTTCAGCGGCATGATGGAAAATCTTGGTGACTCAGATTCTGATGCTGG AGATAATGTTGACTGGGATGTGAATCTAGTGTTGAAGTACAAAGATCTCCAAAGGAGAATCATCTCGTCGATACTGAGCTCATGCAGCTCCGGTCTGAAGATGTTGGAGGATGAACTATGTAGGTTTGCCTCTGGAGACCTCACCTCAAAGAGTGAAACTGCCACCAGTTTCCTTCTTGAGACAGTGTAA
- the LOC116201557 gene encoding uncharacterized protein LOC116201557 isoform X2 gives MMCPSDNISGPSEVQAIVLKLSESDPLYGKKKKILEGSSASVELRVPLQSSPSSEWINTTVKAMLQISRIIHLDEADLYFFEDSTEGCYSPKNEMEALNSMISLIDSSLTNSNCLHGHVLRGLRDAIVNLLSEFGYRNGMDDTTMKSHKCDEESYLLQWGERIGVQSRLQIAHIEGFGRGATAKEDLKVGDIALEIPVHAIICEETMLESDLHPVLQKIDGISVETMLLLWSMKERYNPSSKFKMYFETLPKEFNTGLSFGVNAIMALDGTPLFEELMQAKEHLRTQYEELFPALCNAHLDKFPPDLYTWDHYLWACELWYSNSMKVQFADGKLRTCLIPIAGFLNHSLYPHITRYGKIDPVTNTLKFPMSRPCRAGEQCYLSYGNFSNSHLITFYGFLPQGDNPYDVISLDIDCGSDGGDDGAECCNQTTHMVRGTWFSNDHNVFHYGLPSPLLDYLRKAQDSSSDINSPLQDKLKIEVQVLEDLYATFSGMMENLGDSDSDAGDNVDWDVNLVLKYKDLQRRIISSILSSCSSGLKMLEDELCRFASGDLTSKSETATSFLLETV, from the exons ATG ATGTGCCCCTCTGATAATATCTCCGGTCCCAGCGAGGTTCAGGCAATAGTTCTAAAGCTTTCCGAGAGTGATCCCCTGTATGGTAAAAAGAAG AAAATATTGGAAGGCAGCAGCGCTTCTGTTGAACTGCGAGTTCCACTTCAAAGTTCTCCATCTTCTGAATGGATAAACACTACTGTGAAAGCAATGTTGCAGATATCAAGAATAATTCACTTGGACGAG gccgatctttatttttttgaagatTCAACGGAGGGGTGTTACTCCCCCAAGAATGAAATGGAGGCTCTTAATTCAATGATTTCTCTCATTGACAGCTCACTCACCAATTCCAACTGCTTGCACGGGCATGTGCTGCGTGGCTTAAGAGATGCAATTGTCAATTTGCTATCAGAGTTTGGGTATAGGAATGGGATGGATGATACCACCATGAAATCCCACAAATGTGATGAAGAAAGCTATTTATTGCAATGGGGTGAAAGAATCGGTGTCCAGTCGAGGTTGCAGATTGCTC ATATTGAAGGATTTGGTAGAGGGGCTACTGCCAAGGAAGATCTAAAAGTTGGAGACATTGCCTTGGAGATTCCAGTGCATGCTATCATTTGTGAGGAGACCATGCTTGAATCTGACTTG CACCCAGTATTGCAGAAAATTGATGGCATTTCTGTTGAGACAATGCTATTACTTTGGAGCATGAAGGAGAGATATAATCCTTCTTCGAAATTTAAGATGTACTTTGAGACACTACCCAAAGAATTTAATACCG GTTTGAGTTTTGGAGTTAATGCAATCATGGCTTTGGACGGAACTCCATTGTTCGAAGAGCTAATGCAAGCAAAAGAG CATTTGAGGACTCAGTACGAGGAGCTCTTTCCAGCACTATGCAATGCTCATCTCGATAAATTCCCCCCTGATCTCTACACGTGGGACCACTATCTATGGGCATGTGAGCTCTGGTACTCCAACAGCATGAAAGTCCAGTTTGCAGATGGGAAACTCAGGACTTGCTTGATTCCCATTGCGGGATTTCTGAACCATTCG CTGTATCCACACATAACCCGATATGGCAAAATAGACCCAGTGACGAACACGTTGAAGTTTCCCATGTCTAGACCGTGTCGAGCAGGAGAACAGTGCTACCTTAGTTATGGAAACTTCTCAAACTCGCATCTAATCACTTTCTATGGTTTTTTACCCCAAGGGGATAACCCATACGATGTCATTTCTCTTg ATATTGATTGTGGCTCTGATGGTGGTGATGATGGAGCAGAATGTTGCAACCAAACCACTCATATGGTGCGGGGTACATGGTTCTCAAATGACCACAACGTTTTCCATTATGGGTTGCCATCTCCATTACTAGATTATTTGCGAAAAGCTCAGGATTCTTCCTCAGATATCAATTCCCCT CTGCAGGATAAATTGAAGATTGAAGTTCAGGTTCTCGAGGACCTTTATGCTACTTTCAGCGGCATGATGGAAAATCTTGGTGACTCAGATTCTGATGCTGG AGATAATGTTGACTGGGATGTGAATCTAGTGTTGAAGTACAAAGATCTCCAAAGGAGAATCATCTCGTCGATACTGAGCTCATGCAGCTCCGGTCTGAAGATGTTGGAGGATGAACTATGTAGGTTTGCCTCTGGAGACCTCACCTCAAAGAGTGAAACTGCCACCAGTTTCCTTCTTGAGACAGTGTAA